One Bradyrhizobium sp. ISRA464 genomic window carries:
- a CDS encoding ABC transporter substrate-binding protein: MKRTRKPGVSRRATLALMGAGAATLAAPWVARAQAKTIKIGMPTILSGRVAQLGTSSRNAVLLEVEKVNAAGGLAGRQIEMVIRDSKGQPQEAARIARELVNTDGCEMLLDGEASSGSFAVHEVARDLGVLCIHTCSEASSLTADPKQHIPNAFRCVRQGIHDSIVGGSYAASIAKAKGLKKWATCSPDYAYGRDTTGEFVLYLKKFAPDVEVISESWPKLFQPDYTDVITKILQAKPQALYSCLWGGDLTSYIDQANIYAMFAQMEVFAVNMADYTALTVVKNLPKGIHSGDRYIKTFPPTPENAAWGDAYKAKYNEYPTNWSWQNATAVMFLNEAVKKANSTDGKKVAEALTGLTIKCPFGADGTVTMRADDHTLVGYAIGWGTTIPQEPYVPDVKAGDWKTIFELEAEWKKSKGYT, encoded by the coding sequence ATGAAGAGAACCCGTAAACCGGGCGTCAGCCGGCGTGCGACTCTCGCGCTGATGGGCGCCGGTGCGGCGACCTTGGCTGCGCCATGGGTGGCGCGCGCACAGGCCAAGACGATCAAGATCGGCATGCCGACCATCCTGTCGGGCCGGGTGGCACAGCTCGGAACCTCCTCCCGAAACGCGGTGCTGCTGGAAGTGGAGAAGGTCAATGCGGCCGGCGGGCTCGCCGGCCGGCAGATCGAGATGGTGATCCGCGATTCCAAGGGGCAGCCGCAGGAAGCCGCCCGCATCGCGCGCGAGCTCGTCAACACCGACGGCTGCGAGATGCTGCTCGATGGCGAGGCGTCGTCGGGCTCGTTTGCAGTTCACGAGGTGGCGCGCGATCTCGGCGTGCTCTGCATCCACACCTGCTCGGAGGCCTCGTCGCTGACGGCCGACCCCAAGCAGCACATCCCGAATGCATTCCGTTGCGTCCGCCAGGGCATTCACGACTCGATCGTCGGCGGCAGCTATGCGGCGTCGATCGCAAAGGCCAAGGGCCTGAAGAAATGGGCGACCTGCTCGCCTGATTATGCCTATGGCCGCGACACCACCGGCGAGTTCGTGCTGTATCTGAAGAAGTTCGCGCCCGATGTCGAGGTCATCAGCGAATCCTGGCCAAAGCTGTTCCAGCCCGACTACACCGACGTGATCACGAAGATCCTGCAAGCCAAGCCGCAGGCGCTCTATTCCTGCCTGTGGGGCGGCGATCTCACCTCCTACATCGACCAGGCCAACATCTATGCCATGTTCGCCCAGATGGAGGTGTTCGCGGTCAATATGGCCGACTACACCGCGCTCACCGTGGTGAAGAACCTGCCCAAGGGCATCCACTCCGGCGACCGCTACATCAAGACGTTCCCGCCGACACCGGAGAATGCGGCCTGGGGCGACGCCTACAAGGCGAAGTACAACGAGTATCCGACCAACTGGTCCTGGCAGAACGCAACGGCGGTCATGTTCCTCAACGAGGCCGTCAAGAAGGCGAATTCGACGGACGGCAAGAAGGTCGCGGAAGCACTGACCGGACTGACCATCAAATGTCCGTTCGGTGCCGATGGCACAGTCACCATGCGCGCCGACGACCATACGCTGGTCGGCTATGCGATCGGGTGGGGCACCACGATTCCGCAGGAGCCTTACGTGCCTGACGTGAAGGCCGGTGAC
- a CDS encoding AMP-binding protein, translating to MINLSSFIAFHAKRTPDRCALKYRGEDISYASFDLRIRQVGGWLAARGIGPGDVVAVLMKNSAAFLELVFAVSHIGAVFLPINYRLSADEVGYIVGNSGARLLIADEELAAIAAGGAAVVLLDEVAQSSITSLAPDIAPAPMHVCQPRDLMRLMYTSGTTDRPKGVMLTYENIYWKSADQTLVLGLNADTRLLVVGPLYHVGALDLPGIAVLWHGGMLCIHRTFEPEPALAAIEREQLNAAWFAPVMTTALLTCPNRERYDVSSLQWAIGGGEKTPEVRIRAFSEYFRNARYIDAYGLTESCGGDTFMEPGREIEKIGSTGRAIAHVEIEIRDDAGKRVAAGQNGEICLRGPKVTQGYWKDPEKTASAFFGDWFRTGDIGYLDEDGFLYLTDRKKDMIISGGENIASSEVERVIYEMPEVREVAVVGLPDDRWGEKPVAIVVLADDARLDLPALTDYCRARLAGFKVPKQLIIRDSLPRNPSGKVLKRVLRTELEAIA from the coding sequence ATGATCAATCTTTCCAGCTTCATCGCCTTTCATGCCAAGCGGACGCCGGATCGCTGTGCGCTGAAATATCGCGGCGAAGATATCTCCTATGCGAGCTTCGACCTGCGGATCAGGCAGGTCGGCGGCTGGCTGGCCGCACGCGGCATCGGTCCCGGCGACGTCGTCGCCGTCCTGATGAAGAACAGCGCGGCCTTTCTCGAACTGGTGTTCGCGGTAAGCCACATCGGCGCGGTGTTCCTGCCGATCAACTATCGCCTGTCGGCCGACGAGGTTGGCTACATCGTCGGCAATTCCGGCGCGCGCCTCCTGATCGCGGACGAGGAGCTTGCGGCGATCGCGGCCGGCGGCGCAGCCGTCGTGCTGCTCGACGAAGTCGCGCAATCCAGCATCACGAGCCTCGCGCCCGACATCGCGCCGGCGCCGATGCATGTGTGCCAGCCGCGCGACCTGATGCGGCTGATGTACACCTCTGGCACAACCGATCGCCCCAAGGGGGTGATGCTTACCTACGAGAACATCTACTGGAAATCCGCCGACCAGACGCTGGTGCTCGGATTGAATGCGGATACGCGACTGCTCGTTGTCGGTCCGCTCTATCATGTCGGCGCGCTCGACCTGCCCGGCATCGCCGTGCTCTGGCACGGCGGCATGCTGTGCATTCATCGCACCTTCGAGCCCGAACCGGCGCTCGCCGCGATTGAGCGAGAGCAGCTGAATGCCGCGTGGTTCGCGCCGGTCATGACCACCGCCCTGCTCACCTGCCCGAACCGTGAGCGCTACGACGTCTCCAGCCTGCAATGGGCGATCGGCGGCGGCGAAAAGACGCCGGAGGTGCGGATCCGCGCCTTCTCGGAGTATTTCAGGAATGCACGCTACATCGACGCCTACGGCCTCACCGAGAGCTGCGGCGGCGACACGTTCATGGAGCCGGGGCGCGAGATCGAGAAAATCGGCTCGACTGGCCGTGCTATCGCCCATGTCGAAATCGAAATCCGCGACGACGCCGGCAAGCGTGTGGCCGCTGGTCAGAACGGCGAGATCTGCCTGCGCGGTCCGAAGGTCACCCAAGGCTACTGGAAGGATCCGGAGAAGACGGCGTCCGCGTTCTTCGGCGATTGGTTCCGGACCGGCGATATCGGCTATCTCGACGAAGACGGCTTCCTGTATCTCACCGACCGCAAGAAGGACATGATCATTTCGGGCGGCGAGAATATCGCCTCCTCCGAGGTCGAGCGCGTCATCTATGAAATGCCTGAGGTGCGCGAGGTCGCCGTGGTCGGCCTCCCCGACGACCGCTGGGGCGAAAAGCCGGTTGCCATCGTGGTGCTCGCCGATGACGCAAGGCTCGACCTGCCCGCTCTTACTGACTACTGCCGTGCCCGGCTCGCCGGCTTCAAGGTGCCGAAGCAATTGATCATTCGCGACAGCCTGCCGCGCAACCCGTCCGGCAAGGTGCTCAAGCGCGTTCTCCGCACCGAACTCGAGGCCATCGCATGA
- a CDS encoding TetR/AcrR family transcriptional regulator, translating to MTQATSAKVTKLNRVERNAWTKQKIFDAATKIVGKYGYAEASVARITEAAGVAQGTFYNHFENRQELLDQLLPKIGLDMVRFIRARTGTADAARQEIERFSAFFDFIREVPEFLRILNEAEFFAPIGYQKHFDNISSAYVRILQRARAAGATNTFSDEEFEAIVQVLMGARGYLSRRYSYSERGVTAVPDYVISAYQKLVTRGLFAASGKERKS from the coding sequence ATGACGCAAGCCACATCCGCCAAGGTGACAAAGCTCAACCGGGTCGAGCGCAACGCCTGGACCAAGCAGAAGATCTTCGACGCCGCGACCAAGATCGTTGGCAAATACGGCTACGCCGAAGCATCCGTTGCCCGCATCACGGAAGCCGCCGGTGTCGCGCAAGGCACCTTCTACAATCACTTCGAGAACCGCCAGGAACTACTCGATCAATTGCTGCCGAAGATCGGCCTCGACATGGTTCGCTTCATCCGTGCCCGGACCGGGACTGCCGACGCTGCACGCCAGGAGATCGAGCGCTTCAGCGCATTCTTCGATTTCATCCGCGAGGTGCCGGAGTTCCTGCGCATCCTCAACGAGGCCGAGTTCTTCGCGCCAATCGGCTATCAGAAGCACTTCGACAACATCTCGAGCGCTTATGTGCGGATCCTCCAGCGTGCACGGGCTGCGGGAGCCACCAACACGTTCAGCGATGAGGAGTTCGAGGCCATCGTTCAGGTGTTGATGGGTGCGCGGGGCTATCTCAGCCGCCGTTACTCGTATTCCGAACGAGGCGTCACCGCGGTGCCCGATTACGTTATCTCCGCGTACCAGAAGCTGGTGACGCGCGGCCTGTTCGCCGCCAGCGGCAAGGAACGAAAGTCGTGA
- a CDS encoding SDR family oxidoreductase gives MSADGTILVTGGSRGIGAATASLLADQGHHVVIVDIAPEPLVGTTVILWPAPFDVASESAVVAGVADIEKAHGPITGLVNAAGVFGKMHSIERVRMEQWDHEVNIDLRGTFLVARSVGVGMAKRRHGAIVNVASVAGMTSGPIHAYTAAKAGVIQITQTLAAEWGRVGIRVNAVSPGFTRTAALEAGIASGALNKDMLARPTAMNRLVEPMEVAQAIVWLLSPLSSGLTGINLPVDAGYIAGTTWAAYGGLPDAPVS, from the coding sequence GTGAGCGCTGACGGCACCATCCTCGTCACCGGCGGCAGCCGTGGCATCGGCGCGGCGACCGCGTCCCTGCTTGCTGATCAGGGCCATCACGTCGTCATCGTCGACATCGCACCCGAGCCGCTGGTCGGAACCACGGTCATCCTTTGGCCGGCGCCGTTCGACGTCGCGAGTGAAAGTGCCGTCGTCGCCGGCGTCGCCGATATCGAGAAGGCGCACGGTCCGATCACGGGCCTCGTCAACGCCGCCGGCGTGTTCGGCAAGATGCATTCGATCGAGCGGGTGCGGATGGAGCAATGGGACCACGAGGTCAACATCGACCTGCGCGGCACGTTCCTGGTCGCGCGCAGCGTCGGCGTCGGTATGGCGAAGCGGCGACACGGTGCGATCGTCAACGTCGCCTCGGTCGCCGGCATGACCTCGGGACCGATCCATGCCTATACGGCGGCGAAGGCCGGCGTCATCCAGATCACACAGACACTCGCCGCCGAATGGGGCCGCGTCGGCATCCGCGTCAACGCGGTGTCGCCCGGCTTCACCCGCACCGCGGCGCTCGAGGCCGGCATCGCATCGGGCGCCCTGAACAAGGACATGCTCGCGCGCCCGACCGCCATGAACCGGCTGGTCGAGCCGATGGAGGTAGCGCAGGCGATCGTCTGGCTGCTCTCGCCCCTGAGCAGCGGCCTCACCGGCATCAACCTGCCGGTCGACGCCGGCTACATCGCGGGCACCACCTGGGCGGCCTATGGCGGCCTGCCGGACGCGCCGGTCAGCTAG
- a CDS encoding NAD(P)/FAD-dependent oxidoreductase produces MNIELPRKTLDLSSAIAEGDIRVLLMVLVHMTGDEKWLEPPYKPKRDVRLIPDPDAGVPREIQDEIRAAVLNLFAHGTPKPIISDPGDELMLRMMRATLGENVAAEYAPLMREEMGFIPRDARWQKRPSDETLARQHVLIVGAGVCAIALGVALGRLGIPYTIVEKEDEIGGTWYVNRYPGCGVDTPNHSYSFSFGARNPWTRYFAQRQELLDYLLKVVREYGIRKNVRLNTELVAARWDEGKRRWISTLKTHNGEETFESTALVSAIGQLNDPSPARFRGDEDFKGLTVHSSLWSDDIKLDGKHVAVIGTGATAMQLVPSIADRVASVTVYQRTAQWARPVKGYSDPITDGAQWLLAHLPFYVQWYRFNMFWRYGDGLLPFLRKDPAWPHPDRAVNKGNDRHRQELTDFILSELKDRPDLIEKCVPTYPPYGKRILLDNNWFKTLTKPNVELVTDTIDHFAPEGIVTADGRLRPHDIIVISTGFKVSEMAARLNITGRDGKNLKQVWRDDNPTAYLGLTVPDFPNLFLMLGPNSGPAHGGSVIFQSECQSRYISACLVEMIENDIAAIDVHPDAHDQYVREVDAEHEQLIWTHPGMTTYYRNSRGRVFSAMPWRFVDYWRMTHDPDFSQYRQTRA; encoded by the coding sequence ATGAACATCGAGCTTCCGCGCAAGACCCTCGATCTGTCCTCCGCCATCGCGGAAGGCGATATCCGCGTGCTGCTGATGGTGCTGGTGCACATGACCGGCGACGAGAAGTGGCTGGAGCCTCCCTACAAGCCGAAGCGCGACGTCCGCCTGATCCCCGATCCCGATGCCGGCGTGCCGAGGGAGATCCAGGATGAGATCCGTGCGGCCGTGCTCAATCTGTTCGCGCACGGTACACCCAAGCCCATCATCAGCGATCCCGGCGACGAACTGATGCTGAGGATGATGCGGGCAACGCTTGGTGAAAACGTTGCGGCGGAATATGCGCCGTTGATGCGCGAAGAGATGGGCTTCATCCCCCGCGACGCGCGCTGGCAAAAGCGCCCCTCCGACGAGACGTTGGCGCGGCAGCATGTGCTGATCGTCGGCGCCGGCGTCTGCGCGATTGCGCTCGGTGTCGCGCTCGGACGGCTCGGCATCCCCTACACGATCGTCGAGAAGGAAGACGAGATCGGCGGCACCTGGTACGTCAACCGCTATCCCGGTTGCGGCGTCGATACGCCGAACCACTCCTATTCCTTCTCCTTCGGCGCACGCAATCCATGGACGCGCTATTTCGCGCAGCGCCAGGAGTTGCTGGACTATCTGCTCAAGGTCGTGCGCGAATATGGCATCCGCAAGAACGTCCGCCTCAACACCGAGCTCGTCGCCGCGCGCTGGGATGAGGGCAAACGGCGCTGGATCTCGACCCTCAAGACACACAACGGTGAAGAGACTTTCGAGTCGACCGCGCTGGTCAGCGCGATCGGCCAGCTCAACGATCCCTCGCCGGCCCGCTTCAGAGGAGACGAGGATTTCAAGGGCCTGACGGTTCATTCGTCGCTGTGGTCCGACGACATCAAGCTCGACGGCAAGCATGTCGCGGTGATCGGCACCGGCGCGACCGCGATGCAGCTCGTGCCGTCAATTGCCGATCGTGTCGCCTCGGTGACCGTCTATCAGCGCACCGCGCAGTGGGCGCGCCCGGTGAAGGGCTATTCCGATCCGATCACCGACGGCGCGCAATGGCTGCTCGCGCATCTGCCGTTCTATGTGCAGTGGTACCGCTTCAACATGTTCTGGCGCTACGGCGACGGTTTGCTGCCATTCCTGCGCAAGGATCCGGCCTGGCCGCATCCGGACCGCGCCGTCAACAAGGGCAACGATCGGCATCGGCAGGAACTGACCGATTTCATCCTGTCGGAATTGAAGGATCGCCCCGACCTGATCGAGAAATGCGTGCCGACCTACCCGCCCTACGGCAAGCGCATCCTGCTCGACAACAACTGGTTCAAGACGCTGACCAAGCCGAACGTCGAACTCGTCACCGACACGATCGACCACTTCGCACCGGAAGGCATCGTCACCGCCGACGGCAGGCTGCGGCCGCACGACATCATCGTGATCTCGACCGGCTTCAAGGTCTCCGAGATGGCCGCGCGACTGAACATCACCGGGCGCGACGGCAAGAACCTCAAGCAGGTCTGGCGCGACGACAATCCGACCGCATATCTCGGACTCACCGTGCCGGACTTTCCCAATCTCTTCCTGATGCTCGGACCCAACTCCGGACCCGCGCACGGCGGCAGCGTGATCTTCCAGTCCGAATGCCAGAGCCGCTACATCTCCGCCTGTCTGGTCGAGATGATCGAGAACGACATCGCGGCGATCGACGTGCATCCTGACGCGCATGATCAGTATGTCCGCGAGGTCGACGCCGAGCATGAGCAGTTGATCTGGACGCATCCGGGCATGACGACCTACTACCGCAACAGCCGAGGGCGGGTGTTCTCGGCGATGCCGTGGCGATTCGTCGACTACTGGAGAATGACCCACGATCCGGATTTCAGCCAATATCGCCAGACCAGAGCCTGA
- a CDS encoding DsbA family protein, translating into MEKPRVRIYTDYKSPYAYVANKRLFELEEKYGAELEWLPYTLRIPEFMGTVEERTPHFWRKVRYSYMDARRFANAQGLIMKGPRRIYDAFYSSAGMLFAQRHGLFRPYHDTVFRRFWNHELEIDDLAEIAGVISSIGGSAGDFEAYVRGPARAEHDRIIDEAEALGVFGVPSMVFNGELFWGGDRIDMLIERIERPETIAIALGSRHRK; encoded by the coding sequence ATGGAAAAGCCGCGGGTACGCATCTACACCGACTACAAGAGTCCGTATGCCTACGTCGCCAACAAGCGACTGTTCGAGCTCGAGGAGAAATACGGCGCTGAACTGGAATGGCTTCCGTACACCCTGCGCATTCCCGAATTCATGGGCACGGTCGAGGAGCGGACGCCGCATTTCTGGCGCAAGGTGCGCTACTCCTATATGGACGCGCGGCGCTTCGCCAACGCACAAGGCCTCATCATGAAGGGCCCGCGCCGAATCTACGACGCGTTCTATTCCAGCGCCGGAATGCTGTTCGCGCAGCGCCATGGATTGTTCCGGCCGTACCACGACACGGTGTTCCGGCGGTTCTGGAACCATGAGCTGGAGATCGACGACCTAGCCGAGATTGCCGGCGTGATTTCCTCGATTGGCGGCTCCGCCGGCGACTTCGAGGCCTATGTCCGCGGGCCCGCCCGCGCGGAGCACGACCGCATCATCGACGAGGCCGAAGCGCTCGGCGTGTTCGGAGTTCCGAGCATGGTGTTCAATGGCGAACTGTTCTGGGGCGGCGACCGCATCGATATGCTGATCGAACGGATCGAACGCCCGGAGACAATCGCGATCGCACTCGGAAGCCGGCATCGCAAGTAG
- a CDS encoding glutathione S-transferase N-terminal domain-containing protein produces the protein MTDGRYRLIGSTASPYAIKLRALMRYRRIPHDWVIMTKALRKATAHLKPMLIPVLQYPDGSYRGETTALAHDLEARHQGRSVIPDDKAVAFVCDLLEDLADEWAVKPLFLYRWWDPEDQAYVSRWAAEEWSTSDAETGSPEEIEEFRERQISRMVILGATAENKPLLEESHRRILAAFEPHVGMTNYLFGSRPSLADFAWFGQLSEMATDPTPMRIMRQRAPFTDHWVRRLDDASGVEGAWYSREQALGGFAEALLRIAGELYLPFLVANADAHAKGLDRLEINVWGLSYALAPFKYQVKCLQQLRAKFAALDGADRAALRGVLERTGCWAVLDGG, from the coding sequence ATGACTGACGGCCGCTATCGCCTGATCGGATCGACCGCGTCACCCTATGCGATCAAGCTGCGCGCGCTGATGCGTTACCGACGGATTCCGCATGACTGGGTCATCATGACCAAGGCATTGCGCAAGGCGACCGCGCATCTGAAGCCGATGCTGATCCCGGTGCTGCAATATCCCGACGGCAGCTATCGCGGTGAGACCACGGCGCTCGCCCATGATCTGGAAGCGCGGCATCAGGGACGTTCGGTGATCCCTGACGACAAGGCGGTCGCCTTCGTCTGCGACCTGCTCGAGGACCTCGCCGACGAGTGGGCGGTGAAGCCGCTGTTTCTCTATCGTTGGTGGGATCCGGAGGACCAGGCCTATGTTTCGCGCTGGGCCGCCGAGGAATGGTCGACATCGGATGCCGAGACCGGCAGCCCGGAGGAGATCGAGGAATTCCGCGAGCGGCAGATCTCGCGCATGGTCATTCTCGGCGCGACCGCCGAGAACAAGCCGCTTCTGGAAGAGAGCCACCGCCGCATCCTCGCGGCCTTCGAGCCACATGTCGGCATGACGAATTATCTGTTCGGCAGCCGGCCGTCGCTGGCGGATTTTGCCTGGTTCGGACAACTGAGCGAGATGGCGACGGATCCCACGCCGATGCGGATCATGCGGCAGCGGGCGCCGTTCACCGATCATTGGGTGCGGCGGCTCGATGACGCGTCCGGCGTCGAAGGAGCGTGGTATTCGCGTGAGCAGGCGCTCGGCGGGTTCGCCGAAGCGCTGCTGCGGATCGCCGGCGAGCTCTATTTGCCGTTCCTGGTCGCCAATGCGGATGCCCACGCGAAAGGACTCGACCGGCTCGAGATCAACGTCTGGGGCCTGTCTTACGCGCTGGCGCCGTTCAAATATCAGGTCAAGTGCCTGCAGCAGCTTCGCGCGAAGTTCGCCGCGCTCGACGGCGCCGATCGTGCCGCCTTGAGGGGCGTACTCGAGCGCACCGGCTGCTGGGCCGTCCTGGACGGAGGGTGA
- a CDS encoding M81 family metallopeptidase, producing MSDRKIRIAVLQFSHETVSFLPNETTRDDFICPGSPAKGEALLRSDPTNYMGGSRSSIPTAIRAFPCDGEERYHD from the coding sequence ATGAGCGATCGCAAGATACGTATCGCCGTCCTGCAATTCTCCCACGAAACCGTCTCCTTCCTGCCGAACGAGACCACGCGCGACGACTTCATCTGTCCGGGCTCGCCGGCCAAGGGCGAGGCGTTGCTGCGCTCCGATCCCACCAACTACATGGGTGGCTCACGCAGTTCTATCCCTACGGCAATCCGGGCTTTTCCGTGTGACGGCGAGGAGCGATATCATGACTGA
- a CDS encoding class II aldolase/adducin family protein translates to MNPPVSSPAIKVAKSVRDQVSAEEWQARVDLAACYRLTAMYGMTEMIANHISCRVPGTTDQFLINPYGMLYEEIDASCLIRVDVEGNTLFNATDYDVNVAGFVIHSAIHMAKHDIDCVAHTHTPAGMAVSAMECGLLPIAQTSMRFLHIAYHDFEGIADNIDERERLVRDLDDNEAMILRNHGLLVVGRSVPAAFNVLFRLERACQTQVMALSCNTKLVYPPQNILEDTYERMLPKPGRAARNGELAWPALLRKLDRVDPSFRN, encoded by the coding sequence ATGAACCCGCCCGTCAGTTCGCCTGCGATCAAGGTCGCCAAATCGGTTCGCGATCAGGTGAGCGCAGAGGAATGGCAGGCCCGCGTCGATCTCGCCGCTTGCTACCGGTTGACGGCGATGTACGGCATGACCGAGATGATCGCCAACCACATCTCCTGCCGCGTTCCCGGCACCACAGACCAATTCCTGATCAATCCCTACGGCATGCTCTACGAAGAAATCGACGCGTCCTGCCTGATCAGGGTGGACGTCGAGGGCAACACGCTGTTCAACGCAACAGACTATGACGTCAACGTCGCGGGCTTTGTCATTCACAGCGCCATCCACATGGCCAAGCACGACATCGACTGCGTCGCGCACACCCACACGCCGGCCGGCATGGCGGTCTCGGCGATGGAATGCGGCCTGCTGCCGATTGCGCAGACCTCGATGCGCTTCCTGCACATCGCCTATCACGACTTCGAAGGCATCGCCGACAATATCGACGAGCGTGAGCGGCTCGTCCGCGACCTCGACGACAACGAGGCGATGATCCTGCGCAACCACGGCCTGCTGGTCGTCGGCCGCTCCGTGCCGGCCGCATTCAACGTGCTGTTCCGCCTCGAACGCGCCTGCCAGACCCAGGTCATGGCCCTGTCCTGCAACACAAAGCTGGTCTATCCGCCGCAGAACATCCTCGAAGACACCTATGAGCGGATGCTGCCCAAGCCCGGCCGTGCCGCGCGCAACGGCGAGCTCGCCTGGCCCGCTTTGCTGCGCAAGCTCGACCGCGTGGATCCCTCGTTCCGGAATTGA
- a CDS encoding IS630 family transposase (programmed frameshift), with protein MGAAVAITRLDLTAGELRKAARREKNSTVARRILALALVLEGADRKKAAESCGMDRQTLRDWVHRYNAEGLAGLRSRKPTGPRSRLTTEQQAELAALVEAGPDPEQHGVVRWRRVDLRDALERRFGVKLHERSVGKVLAKLGYRRLSVRPRHPQADEAAQEAFQKNFATTLTTTLPAHAQGKPIEIWFQDEARIGQQGTLTRVWAKRGSRPRAPRDRRYDWAYLFGAACPQRGVAAGLVMPTANAEAMSLHLEAISRKVAPDAHAVLVFDGAGYHSAGTVRAPENITLLQLPPYAPELNPIENVWQYLRANKLAITVFDDYDDIVAKTCEAWNFFANDPDRIASITSRTWATVNP; from the exons ATGGGGGCAGCGGTAGCGATTACGCGGCTTGATTTGACCGCGGGCGAGCTTCGGAAGGCGGCGCGCAGAGAGAAGAATAGTACGGTAGCGCGGCGGATATTGGCGCTTGCGCTTGTGCTGGAGGGCGCGGACCGCAAGAAGGCAGCCGAAAGTTGCGGGATGGATCGTCAGACCCTGCGGGACTGGGTGCATCGTTATAACGCCGAAGGCTTGGCGGGACTGCGGTCGCGCAAACCGACGGGACCGCGGTCGCGGCTGACGACAGAGCAGCAGGCCGAATTGGCCGCGTTGGTCGAGGCCGGTCCCGATCCTGAGCAGCATGGGGTCGTACGTTGGCGGCGGGTGGATTTGCGCGACGCGCTTGAGCGGCGGTTTGGCGTCAAACTGCACGAACGTTCGGTCGGCAAGGTTCTGGCCAAGCTCGGGTACCGCCGGCTCTCGGTGCGGCCGCGCCATCCGCAAGCCGATGAAGCGGCTCAGGAAGCGT TTCAAAAAAACTTTGCTACGACCCTCACGACAACGCTCCCCGCTCACGCCCAAGGCAAGCCGATCGAAATCTGGTTCCAGGACGAGGCGCGGATCGGCCAGCAGGGCACGCTGACACGCGTGTGGGCCAAGCGTGGCTCACGGCCTCGCGCGCCGCGCGATCGACGTTACGATTGGGCTTATCTCTTCGGTGCCGCCTGTCCTCAACGTGGCGTCGCCGCGGGTCTTGTCATGCCGACGGCAAATGCAGAGGCGATGTCACTGCATTTGGAGGCAATCAGCCGCAAAGTTGCACCCGACGCACATGCCGTTCTCGTCTTCGACGGCGCCGGCTATCACAGTGCCGGCACCGTCCGAGCTCCGGAAAATATCACTCTGTTACAGCTGCCGCCTTATGCGCCCGAGCTCAATCCGATTGAAAACGTCTGGCAGTACCTGCGCGCCAACAAGCTCGCCATCACCGTCTTCGACGACTACGACGATATCGTCGCCAAGACCTGCGAAGCCTGGAACTTCTTCGCAAATGATCCAGATCGCATCGCCTCAATCACAAGCCGCACTTGGGCAACAGTCAATCCTTAG